The genome window AAGGCCGCGGGCGTGACGCACACCGGCACGATGCACAAGCTCGGCTGATTCCTCCCGATTTCGCGAATGCGCGTCTGCGCTCCCGTGTCTTCTCTCCGAGTCCGCGCGCCGCGGACCGGAGGAGGAGGGATCGTGATCCAGGTCATTCGCGAGCGCCGCGCGCGCACGCTCAACGGTTGGCTCGTGCTGCCCGCGCTGCTGGGCGGCTTGCCGCTGTCGCTCATCGGCGTCGAGGCGGGGCACGGGGTGGGGGTGGGCGCGAGCCTGCTGCTCTTCGCGCTGTGCTTCATCGGTCTGCGCGGCCTGTTCGTCGTGCAGCCGAACCAGGCGCGCGTGCTCCAGCTCTTCGGCGCGTACCGCGGCACGGTGCGCGACGCGGGCCTGCGCTTCACCAACCCGTTCTACTCGAAGACCCGCGTCTCGGTGCGCGTGCGCAACTTCGAGTCCCCGCGCCTCAAGGTCAACGACTCGGACGGCAACCCGGTCGAGATCGCGGCCGTCGTCGTCTGGCGCGTGTCGGACAGCGCCGAGGCGCTCTTCCACGTCGACAGCTACGAGCACTTCGTGGCCGTGCAGAGCGAGGCCGCGCTGCGCAACCTCGCGGCGCTCTTCCCCTACGACGTGCACACGGAGGGCGACGTCGCGCTCCGCAGCCACCCGCAGGAGGTGGCCGAGCAGCTTCGCGAGGAGATCCAGGATCGCCTGAGCGCGGCGGGGGTCGAGGTCATCGAGTCCCGCATCAGCCACCTGGCGTACGCCCCGGAGATCGCGAGCGCGATGCTCCAGCGTCAGCAGGCGAGCGCGATCGTCAGCGCCCGGCAGACCATCGTCGAGGGCGCGGTGGGCATGGTGGAGACCGCGCTCGAGGAGCTGCGCGCGCGCCAGATCGTCGCGCTCGACGACGAGGCCCGCGCGAGCCTCGTGAGCAACCTGCTCGTGGTGCTCTGCTCGGACAACGCCGCCACCCCGGTCGTGCAAGCGGGCGCGGCCAAGCGCTGACGGCTCCGCCATCGGGCCCGCGTCTCCTCCAGGAGGCGCGGGCCCCACTTCGTC of Sandaracinaceae bacterium contains these proteins:
- a CDS encoding SPFH domain-containing protein, which encodes MIQVIRERRARTLNGWLVLPALLGGLPLSLIGVEAGHGVGVGASLLLFALCFIGLRGLFVVQPNQARVLQLFGAYRGTVRDAGLRFTNPFYSKTRVSVRVRNFESPRLKVNDSDGNPVEIAAVVVWRVSDSAEALFHVDSYEHFVAVQSEAALRNLAALFPYDVHTEGDVALRSHPQEVAEQLREEIQDRLSAAGVEVIESRISHLAYAPEIASAMLQRQQASAIVSARQTIVEGAVGMVETALEELRARQIVALDDEARASLVSNLLVVLCSDNAATPVVQAGAAKR